GCGTCCGGCGGGGTAGGTGGCGTAGCCGCCGAAGGCCTGGAGGGTGATGGAGGTGGGCAGCTTGTAGTGTTTGATGGTCAGGGCGTGGCCCAGCTCATGCACCATGATCGAGATGAATCCGGCGAGGATGAAGAGAGCCAGTTTCAGAAGCGCCTCCGGAGTATTTGCGTGGATTGCACCTCCCAGCAAAGCCATGGTCACCCAGAAGAAGGGCTGGACTGCGACGGGGATGCCGAAAATGGAAAAATGGATCATGGGGCGGGCCACTGTTAGGCGTGATGGCGGGGATGCGCAAGGCCCGCGGCAAGAGAGATGCCGTGACGGCAAAGTCACGCGGCCTTGACCGGGGAAGGGTCCGGGGGTAATGGTGCGCGGCGGCGGCCACTGGCTGGAACGCTGCGAAACCAAGCCTTTTTCCCGTCACCTCTCCCCATGCGCCGAGTTCTCACCAATCTCCCAGGGCTTCTTTGCCTCCCCGCCGCCCTTTCGATGCTCTCATGTGCGCCGCCGAACGAGCCGCCCAGGCCGCTGCCGAAGGCGGAACGTGTCATGTACCAGTGGTATGATGACGGCGGCCCCGGCGAGGTGACCGTGACCATCAACCTCACCCAACAGAAGGCCTACTTCCGCCGCGCCGGCCGCGAGGTCGGCTGGACCTATGTGGCCACCGGCAAGGAGGGGCATGGAACACCGGGAGGCACCTACAAGATCACCGAGAAGATCGTGGACAAGTACTCCAACCGCTACGGCTGGATCGAGGATGAATTCGGCAACGTGGTGAACGGGGACGCGAAACCGAGCACCCGCAAGGGGCCGGGTGAGAAATACGTGCCCGCCCCCATGCCTTACTGGATGCGTCTCACGTCCTACGGCATCGGCATGCACGGGGGCCTCATCCCCCGGCCGGGCGAACCCGCCTCCCACGGCTGCATCCGCCTGCCGCACGAGTTCGTGCCGGTCCTCTTCGACAATGTGCGGGTCGGCACCCCCGTGCGGATCGTCTATTGATCTGTCCGAGGCAGGGACCGCATTCCATGCGGTCCGGTGGGCGGCGGCGGAAGAAACCCCGTGATGTCCTGGATATGAATACGCAACTCCTCCAGGTGATATGGGCGGCGCGTTGTGGTACGGCGGCATTGGAGGAGGGCGGTGCCGTCCCCCACCTGACCGCATGGAATGCGGTCCCTGCCTGAAGAGGGCGGCATGCGCGGCGGGAAATGCCGGCCTCGGTCTGCAAGGTTTTCCCGTCCGGGCGCGTTTTATTCCTTTCCCGAAAATCCGCCCATGAAAACCAACCGCCGCCATTTCCTTGGCAAGACCCTCGCCGCGTTCGGAACGCCAGCCATGATCTCATCCGCCGCTGCGGCCTCCGCGGGCGATGGGAAGACGTTCGCCATCCCGGCGGAAAACGCGCCGCTCACCGGGGATGCGGATGTC
The sequence above is drawn from the Akkermansiaceae bacterium genome and encodes:
- a CDS encoding L,D-transpeptidase family protein; the protein is MRRVLTNLPGLLCLPAALSMLSCAPPNEPPRPLPKAERVMYQWYDDGGPGEVTVTINLTQQKAYFRRAGREVGWTYVATGKEGHGTPGGTYKITEKIVDKYSNRYGWIEDEFGNVVNGDAKPSTRKGPGEKYVPAPMPYWMRLTSYGIGMHGGLIPRPGEPASHGCIRLPHEFVPVLFDNVRVGTPVRIVY